In Porites lutea chromosome 1, jaPorLute2.1, whole genome shotgun sequence, a single genomic region encodes these proteins:
- the LOC140922604 gene encoding galanin receptor 2a-like codes for MTIPNKTSAVLYCQDFSPKAIDITAAIVLCSLIAFVGSLGNAITILVIKRAPNLQTICGVLIANLALADLLVTAISIPLMISVLSQDVAPVCSVSTVGVTSMVILRCSITASVLILAAMSMDRCWAICSPITHKLRMSTSKLKAFLGLIWMTSLVFSALELYSRFERLFSLYIRTFGAITCLLAIVISGIVTFTTVRFKSSKIRQLHDNQSHMKISGELREREKQVAKTVALIVGLFCLCWVPIITIPVIFLKHYSMWHFWSGLLALSNSAFNPCVYFYRQRNYRHAFKEMVLPMYKGFTR; via the coding sequence ATGACAATTCCCAACAAAACATCTGCCGTTTTGTATTGCCAGGATTTTTCACCGAAAGCAATCGATATAACTGCTGCGATAGTTCTCTGCAGTCTCATAGCATTTGTGGGATCTTTAGGCAATGCGATCACGATTCTAGTTATCAAAAGAGCTCCGAACTTGCAAACGATTTGTGGAGTTCTTATCGCAAACCTGGCCCTGGCTGATCTCCTAGTAACTGCAATATCAATTCCATTGATGATCTCGGTGCTCTCCCAAGATGTGGCGCCAGTCTGTTCAGTGAGTACTGTAGGAGTTACTTCCATGGTCATTTTACGTTGTTCTATCACTGCTTCGGTCCTAATCTTGGCTGCAATGAGCATGGATCGTTGCTGGGCGATATGCAGCCCTATTACCCACAAACTGAGAATGAGTACTTCAAAGTTGAAAGCCTTCTTGGGCCTCATATGGATGACATCTCTGGTTTTTTCCGCTCTGGAATTATATTCTCGCTTTGAGCGATTGTTTTCCCTTTATATTAGAACATTTGGAGCCATAACCTGCCTTCTCGCTATCGTCATCAGTGGGATTGTAACTTTCACAACAGTCAGGTTTAAGTCGTCTAAAATTCGCCAGTTGCATGACAACCAAAGCCATATGAAAATATCTGGTGAATTGCGCGAACGAGAGAAGCAGGTCGCTAAGACAGTTGCGCTTATTGTAGGGCTTTTCTGTCTTTGTTGGGTACCTATTATCACCATTCCTGTCATATTCCTAAAGCACTACAGCATGTGGCACTTCTGGTCTGGTTTACTCGCTCTCTCCAACTCTGCTTTCAATCCTTGCGTATATTTTTACAGACAAAGGAATTACCGGCATGCATTTAAAGAAATGGTGCTGCCTATGTACAAAGGATTCACAAGATAA